A part of Patescibacteria group bacterium genomic DNA contains:
- a CDS encoding IS3 family transposase, with protein YYNNDRPQWDLKKLTPVEYRSQLLEQPPFYHCP; from the coding sequence TACTATAACAATGATAGACCACAATGGGATTTGAAAAAGTTGACTCCTGTTGAATACAGAAGTCAACTTTTAGAACAACCCCCTTTTTATCATTGTCCTTGA